In Candidatus Bathyanammoxibius amoris, the following are encoded in one genomic region:
- a CDS encoding V-type ATP synthase subunit B produces the protein MVFKEYLTVKDIFGPLMLIEHVDGVTYGELAEVKLDDGRIRRGRVLEIADSCVLIQVFEGTLGLGRDNVRVKFLGKGLEIGVSPDILGRIFNGAGKTIDGGPNIIPDKRLNINGNPINPCARDYPSEFIQTGISSIDGLNTLVRGQKLPIFSGSGLPHAKLAAQIARQAQVPGSPGGFAVVFAAMGITFEEANYFISDFQATRAIERAVVFVNLAEDPPIERLAVPRMALTTAEYLAYELDMHVLVILTDMTNYCEALREVSAARKEIPGRRGYPGYLYTDLATIYERAGRIKGKKGSITQIPILTMPEDDKTHPVPDLTGYITEGQIILSRSLHLQGIYPPIDVLPSLSRLKDKGIGEGKTREDHADISNQLYASYARGKAVKELAVILGEGALSPLDLSFVDFSDHFENEFIRQLEGENRSINDTLDIGWKLFGLLPKKELKRIRHEYLDKYYRERKR, from the coding sequence TTGGTATTTAAGGAATATCTTACGGTAAAGGACATCTTCGGACCTCTAATGCTGATAGAGCACGTAGACGGTGTCACGTACGGGGAACTCGCCGAGGTAAAGCTCGACGATGGCCGGATAAGGCGGGGAAGGGTGCTCGAGATAGCGGACTCCTGTGTCCTGATACAGGTATTCGAGGGTACCCTGGGATTAGGGAGGGACAACGTTCGTGTAAAGTTCCTTGGCAAGGGACTTGAGATAGGGGTCTCCCCGGATATCCTCGGCCGGATCTTTAACGGCGCGGGCAAGACCATAGACGGCGGTCCAAACATTATCCCGGATAAGAGACTGAATATAAACGGCAACCCGATTAACCCCTGCGCACGAGACTATCCCAGCGAATTCATACAGACCGGCATATCTTCAATAGACGGCCTGAATACCCTGGTAAGGGGACAGAAACTCCCCATATTCTCAGGTTCAGGGCTTCCCCATGCGAAACTTGCCGCTCAGATAGCCCGCCAGGCACAAGTACCCGGCTCTCCCGGGGGCTTCGCGGTGGTGTTTGCGGCCATGGGAATAACCTTCGAGGAGGCAAACTACTTTATCTCCGACTTTCAGGCAACCAGGGCCATAGAAAGGGCCGTCGTATTCGTAAACCTGGCAGAGGACCCGCCGATAGAACGCCTCGCCGTGCCCAGGATGGCACTGACTACGGCCGAGTATCTGGCCTATGAGCTGGACATGCATGTCCTCGTAATTCTCACCGACATGACCAATTACTGCGAAGCGCTTAGAGAGGTATCGGCCGCGCGTAAAGAGATTCCCGGCAGGAGAGGATACCCGGGCTACCTTTATACAGACCTCGCTACTATTTACGAGCGGGCCGGCCGAATCAAGGGTAAGAAGGGCTCCATTACCCAGATACCTATCCTGACCATGCCGGAAGACGACAAGACCCACCCCGTTCCCGACCTGACGGGGTATATAACCGAGGGACAGATAATCCTCTCCCGGTCGCTCCACCTGCAGGGCATCTATCCGCCCATCGACGTCTTGCCGTCGCTGTCGCGGCTGAAGGACAAGGGCATCGGCGAGGGTAAAACCAGAGAAGACCATGCCGATATCTCAAACCAGCTCTATGCGTCATACGCCAGGGGCAAGGCGGTAAAGGAGTTGGCCGTTATCCTTGGCGAGGGCGCCCTGAGCCCGTTAGACCTGTCCTTCGTAGACTTCTCAGACCACTTTGAAAATGAGTTCATCCGGCAGCTTGAGGGGGAAAACAGGTCCATCAACGATACCTTGGACATAGGCTGGAAATTATTCGGACTGCTGCCGAAAAAGGAGTTGAAGAGGATACGGCATGAATATCTGGACAAGTACTACAGGGAGAGAAAGAGGTGA
- a CDS encoding V-type ATP synthase subunit D — protein MRLKVNPNRMELLRLRRRYALALRGHRMIKDKLEGLVKEFLSLSRDYKDVRGAVDRELPELLKPFVLARLTSPKGAVTTALEHSVSALELELGHSRVLNVTLPSYNAVLPPAPRYSLLDTAGNLDTAVSRLRDYLPRILRLTELEHSVWLLAREVEETRRRVNALEYILIPELRGSIRSIKARLDEMERFNISRLMKVKEILEAKRTTF, from the coding sequence GTGAGGCTAAAGGTCAACCCCAACAGGATGGAACTCTTGCGACTCAGGCGCAGATATGCCCTGGCCCTGAGAGGCCACAGGATGATAAAGGACAAACTGGAGGGTCTTGTTAAGGAATTTCTGAGCTTATCACGGGATTACAAGGATGTACGCGGGGCCGTTGACAGGGAGCTGCCGGAACTGCTTAAGCCCTTTGTTTTGGCCAGGTTAACCTCTCCCAAAGGCGCGGTCACAACGGCCCTGGAACACTCCGTAAGCGCGCTTGAGCTAGAGCTCGGACACAGCCGTGTACTGAACGTCACGTTACCCAGTTATAATGCAGTCTTACCTCCCGCGCCGCGCTACAGCCTGCTTGACACCGCCGGCAACCTCGACACGGCCGTATCACGGCTCAGGGACTATTTGCCCAGGATACTAAGGCTCACCGAGCTGGAGCATTCCGTCTGGTTACTGGCCAGGGAGGTGGAAGAAACCAGGCGCAGGGTAAACGCCCTGGAGTATATACTCATACCGGAGCTGAGAGGGTCCATCAGGTCCATCAAGGCAAGGCTGGACGAGATGGAGCGTTTCAATATCTCAAGGCTCATGAAGGTCAAAGAGATACTGGAGGCCAAAAGAACCACTTTCTAA
- a CDS encoding DegQ family serine endoprotease, with product MMRKSLKRLTILPLAAGLVMLSLSWTSFFSVESVQAERSRAEIERLQEAAVKFQDLFGEIANYVKPSVVHVKSVKVIKQEQFRQFHPPGGGAQPHGFGDDFFERFFGGRPPKQEGFGSGVIVDSKGYILTNNHVVEGADEIYVIMPGTKKEIKAEVVGSDPPTDIAVIKIDGDGLPVAKLGNSDDVHVGDWVLAVGNPFGLTQTVTSGIISAVGRANVGIADYEDFIQTDAAINPGNSGGPLVNLQAEVIGINSAIFTRSGGYQGIGFAIPINMAKTVMNSLIEHKRVVRGWLGVAIQDISEDLAESFGLSEPEGVLISDVTPDSPAEKAGMQRGDVVVGYQGKEIEDTNDLRNLVAQTPVGTQASLEVLRDNKPVQLTVDIGEQPADLFARPGMPGEQKAEPPRDYGMSLDDLTPQLAPRFGYEDETEGVLVTNVMPGGLAAEAGLRPGDLIREANRQKTSNTKEFWEIVQDSPQDKGILLLVKRGKATHYVLLKPE from the coding sequence ATGATGCGCAAAAGTTTGAAGAGGCTTACTATTCTACCGCTTGCCGCGGGACTTGTTATGCTGTCGCTGTCATGGACGTCTTTCTTCAGCGTAGAGTCCGTCCAGGCAGAGCGTTCCAGGGCCGAGATTGAGAGGCTGCAGGAAGCTGCCGTAAAGTTCCAGGACTTGTTCGGAGAGATAGCAAACTACGTCAAGCCGTCCGTTGTCCACGTCAAGTCGGTAAAGGTGATAAAGCAGGAGCAGTTCAGGCAGTTTCATCCACCCGGCGGTGGAGCCCAACCCCATGGTTTTGGGGACGATTTCTTCGAGCGCTTTTTCGGCGGACGCCCACCTAAGCAGGAGGGTTTCGGTTCCGGGGTAATCGTAGACTCCAAGGGATATATACTCACAAACAACCACGTAGTGGAAGGCGCGGATGAAATCTACGTAATTATGCCGGGTACGAAGAAGGAAATAAAGGCAGAGGTCGTCGGTTCCGATCCACCAACGGATATCGCGGTAATAAAGATAGACGGTGACGGGCTCCCGGTAGCAAAATTAGGAAACTCAGACGACGTCCACGTAGGTGACTGGGTACTTGCGGTCGGTAACCCTTTTGGGCTGACCCAGACGGTAACCTCCGGGATTATCAGCGCCGTGGGACGTGCCAACGTCGGCATTGCAGACTACGAGGATTTCATCCAGACGGACGCCGCAATCAACCCGGGAAACAGCGGCGGTCCCCTTGTAAACCTGCAGGCAGAGGTAATCGGTATCAATAGCGCGATATTCACCAGAAGCGGCGGATACCAGGGCATTGGCTTTGCCATTCCCATAAATATGGCAAAGACCGTTATGAACAGCCTTATTGAGCACAAGAGGGTTGTCAGGGGATGGCTCGGTGTGGCAATCCAGGATATTAGCGAAGATCTGGCCGAATCGTTTGGCCTGTCCGAGCCCGAAGGCGTGCTGATAAGCGACGTTACTCCCGACAGCCCGGCAGAGAAGGCCGGTATGCAACGCGGTGACGTGGTAGTTGGATATCAGGGTAAGGAGATAGAAGACACAAACGACTTGAGGAACCTGGTTGCACAGACACCCGTAGGCACGCAGGCGTCGCTGGAGGTGCTCCGCGACAACAAGCCCGTACAGCTTACCGTAGACATCGGAGAACAACCCGCCGACCTCTTCGCACGGCCCGGTATGCCCGGCGAACAGAAAGCAGAGCCACCGAGGGACTACGGCATGTCGCTTGATGACCTGACGCCGCAACTGGCACCGCGCTTCGGTTATGAGGACGAGACGGAGGGTGTGCTGGTCACGAATGTGATGCCTGGCGGTCTGGCTGCCGAGGCTGGTTTGCGGCCGGGCGACTTGATAAGGGAAGCAAACAGACAAAAGACCAGCAACACAAAGGAGTTCTGGGAGATAGTACAGGATTCGCCGCAGGACAAAGGCATCCTGCTGCTTGTCAAGAGGGGCAAGGCCACTCACTATGTACTTTTAAAGCCGGAATAA
- a CDS encoding ROK family protein, which translates to MKKRRRTLKKLVLGIDVGGTNIKAVAVDGRGQVLAVMKRSTLARKGRDALIERLILTLKDTAKKAGAGMVDVTGVGVGFAGPLDPIKGVVFDPPNLPGWSNVPLRDILEQRLNLPVSLDNDANLVALGEHWKGAGRGARCLICITLGTGVGGGIILNGRVWHGVGGVAGEIGHMTLVRNGRRCACGNRGCLEAYASSQGLILSMQGLIGKEEGLKNDGRVTPESIGRRARSGDELARRAIEDTGRILGVAVASLANVLNPDVVVVGGGVSKLGECLFGPVREEVRKRAFSKVVEGLKIVKAELGDNAGPLGAARSLMLSLRT; encoded by the coding sequence ATGAAGAAGAGAAGAAGAACATTAAAGAAGTTAGTGCTCGGCATTGACGTTGGCGGGACCAATATAAAGGCCGTCGCCGTGGACGGCCGGGGGCAGGTTCTTGCGGTAATGAAGCGGTCCACACTCGCCCGCAAGGGCCGGGATGCGCTGATAGAGCGCCTGATACTGACATTGAAGGACACGGCGAAGAAGGCGGGTGCCGGCATGGTGGACGTTACGGGGGTGGGTGTAGGGTTTGCCGGCCCGCTGGACCCGATAAAAGGCGTAGTATTTGACCCGCCGAATCTTCCCGGATGGTCGAACGTGCCGCTGAGGGACATACTTGAGCAGAGGTTGAACTTGCCGGTGTCTCTTGACAACGATGCCAATCTGGTTGCCCTGGGTGAACACTGGAAGGGCGCGGGCAGGGGAGCAAGGTGCCTGATATGTATTACCCTCGGGACCGGTGTGGGCGGCGGGATAATCCTGAATGGCAGGGTATGGCATGGCGTAGGCGGGGTTGCCGGGGAGATCGGGCACATGACACTGGTGCGCAACGGCCGCAGATGTGCATGCGGCAACAGGGGCTGCCTTGAGGCCTATGCCTCCTCCCAGGGACTCATCTTGAGTATGCAAGGGCTTATTGGGAAGGAAGAGGGTCTTAAAAATGACGGCAGGGTTACACCGGAGAGTATAGGAAGACGGGCGCGGTCTGGAGACGAGCTGGCCAGGAGGGCCATAGAGGATACTGGCAGAATACTCGGCGTAGCCGTTGCCAGTCTTGCAAACGTATTAAACCCCGACGTAGTCGTCGTTGGCGGCGGGGTGAGTAAACTTGGAGAGTGTCTTTTTGGCCCGGTTCGTGAAGAGGTGAGGAAAAGGGCCTTTTCCAAGGTAGTGGAAGGGCTGAAAATAGTTAAGGCTGAGCTGGGAGACAATGCCGGCCCGCTTGGTGCGGCAAGGTCTCTCATGCTCAGCCTTAGAACGTAA